TCGAAGGTCGGGTGGGTGAGCGCCAGATGGCTGCCGGAGGGGACCGCGGCCATGACGCGCCGCACGATGTCCGCGGCCTCGGCGCCGTCCAGCACGAAGTTGAGGATGCCCAGCATCATCACGGCGACCGGCCGGTCCAGGTCCAGGGTGTCGGCGGCGCGCCGGACGATGGCGTCGGGGTCGCGCACGTCGGCGTCGACGTAGTCGGTGACGCCCTCGGGGGAGCTGGTGAGCAGGGAGCGGGCGTGCACGAGCACGATCGGGTCGTTGTCGACGTACACGATCCGCGACTCGGGCGCGATGCGCTGCGCGATCTCGTGGGTGTTGTCGACGGTGGGCAGCCCGGTGCCGACGTCGAGGAACTGGCGCAGCCCGCGCTCGGCGGCCAGGAAGCGCACCGCCCGTCCGAGGAAGTCGCGGTCCGCGCGGGCCACCGCCCGGATCACCGGGAACAGCCCCGAGACGTGCTCGCCGACCCGTTGGTCGACCTCGTAGTGGTCCTTGCCGCCGATCCAGTAGTTCCAGACCCGCGCGTTGTGCGCCACGCTTGTGTTCAGCCGCGCCGATCCGGCCGTCGGCGAGGGTTGCTCGGTCACGTGTCCGCCCTTCTCGCGCGCTCGTCCGCCGTCATTGTGCCGCCCCCTTGATCGCGCTGTCCCGGGAAACGCGCAGCGTGGTCGCCCGGCCACCCTCCGGGGCGTCCCGGGGCGTTTGAAACACTGGACTTCGTACCCCGTTCAACCACCGGAAGCAGGACATGCCCGCCACCCCCGCGTCCCTCCTCGAAACCCTCGTCCCGCCCGCCGTCCCCGCGGACATCCGGCTCGTCGTCACCGACATGGACGGCACCCTGCTGGACGACGCCAAGCGGATGCCCGACGGGCTGTGGCCCGTGCTCGCCGAGCTGCGCCGGCGCGGCGTGCTGTTCAGCCCCGCGAGCGGCCGTCAGTACGCCACCCTGGCCCGGCAGTTCGCCGAGGTCGCCGAGGGCATGGTGTTCATCGCGGAGAACGGCACCTACGTGGTCCGCGACGGCGTGGAGCTCGGCTCCGACCCGCTGGAGCGGTCCGTCGCCGCCAGCGTCGCCCGGACGGTACGGCGGCTGGCCGCGGACGGCGTCGACGTGGGCGCCGTGGTCTGCGGCAAGCGGTCGGCGTACGTCGAGCGGGCCGACGAGGCGTTCCTCGCGGAGGTGCGGAAGTACTACGTGGAGCACCGGGTCGTCGAGGACGTCACCGCCGTGGAGGACGAGGTGATCAAGGTGGCGCTGTTCGACTTCGGGCCGGTGGAGCGGACCACCGCCCCCGCCCTGGAGGCGTTCGCCGCCACCCACCAGGTCGTCGTCTCCGGTGAGCACTGGGTCGACGTCATGAACGGCACCGCCAGCAAGGGGGCCGCGTTGCGGGGTCTGCAGCGCGAGCTGGGCATCACGCCCGCGCAGACGATGGTGTTCGGGGACTACCTCAACGACCTGGAGATGCTGGACGCCGCGGACTGGTCCTTCGCCATGTCCAACGCCCACCCGGAGGTCGTCCGCCGCGCCCGCCACCTCGCCCCGTCCAACAACGACAACGGCGTGCTGCGCACGATCTCCCGGGTCGTCGGGATACCGCTGTAGGCCCTGCCGCGGGGTCACCGAGCGGGCTTCACGCGCACCGCGCCGTACAGCGAGACCGGTCCCGCCGGGTCCGGGTCCTCCTCGGGCCGCCAGCGCGCCACCGACACGATGCCCGGCGTCCAGCAGGTCCAGGCCCTCGAAGAAGGCGCCCACCTCGGTGGGCGAGCGGGCCGGAGGCGGGCGGGTGGTGTCGA
Above is a genomic segment from Streptomyces collinus Tu 365 containing:
- a CDS encoding SAM-dependent methyltransferase; protein product: MTEQPSPTAGSARLNTSVAHNARVWNYWIGGKDHYEVDQRVGEHVSGLFPVIRAVARADRDFLGRAVRFLAAERGLRQFLDVGTGLPTVDNTHEIAQRIAPESRIVYVDNDPIVLVHARSLLTSSPEGVTDYVDADVRDPDAIVRRAADTLDLDRPVAVMMLGILNFVLDGAEAADIVRRVMAAVPSGSHLALTHPTFDAEVGGEGNVAAMEFWNANATPPITARSRAEIAAFLDGLEPVEPGLVPCSRWRAGSDAASVPQYGVVAVKP
- a CDS encoding Cof-type HAD-IIB family hydrolase, which codes for MPATPASLLETLVPPAVPADIRLVVTDMDGTLLDDAKRMPDGLWPVLAELRRRGVLFSPASGRQYATLARQFAEVAEGMVFIAENGTYVVRDGVELGSDPLERSVAASVARTVRRLAADGVDVGAVVCGKRSAYVERADEAFLAEVRKYYVEHRVVEDVTAVEDEVIKVALFDFGPVERTTAPALEAFAATHQVVVSGEHWVDVMNGTASKGAALRGLQRELGITPAQTMVFGDYLNDLEMLDAADWSFAMSNAHPEVVRRARHLAPSNNDNGVLRTISRVVGIPL